The following proteins come from a genomic window of Hydractinia symbiolongicarpus strain clone_291-10 chromosome 2, HSymV2.1, whole genome shotgun sequence:
- the LOC130630469 gene encoding uncharacterized protein LOC130630469, whose amino-acid sequence MLPEMPKESIAERRRRKAAKRVYKLSIALLLLGILAFAFTGSTFATGFGFTPFNINTLWSSLWYIVTSILGMRAGHNPSRRCLVKTFNGFAVTASIFAFCGFGASGAGIAFHFVCGFFFWVGFGCSYLVFAYGFLLVINFIGMSILIILAVNGFKIYNCCGKPSGDPVYYEANETVPHQVTEESYVYQPQEEKVFVTSKSSENDPSTSFSEELVDNQGYETVSHQSTEEHVYQPQEGQMLVTSQSGEQFILLPVSRQGQPPITPIKTNVSYQSLSLNASTKAPKSQKARSPNVPIKAPVSQQDRSIKALTEAIKLHHGRPSKAPIRASISHLDRPSNAPIKTRTSHHGRTLNAPIKNHGQTSNAPMKTHTSHYDRTSYAPIKDHGRTSNASIKTHTSHQVRSSNGPFIKPVSHQGRSSNAPIKTHKSHKVRTSNASRRAPVSHQDRSYVSGRVTSTQNPYKDLIYNYRPHAYEY is encoded by the exons ATGCTACCTGAAATGCCTAAAGAAAGCATTGcggaaagaagaagaagaaaagcagCAAAGCGTGTCTATAAGTTAA gcATTGCTCTGCTCCTTCTTGGTATTCTTGCATTTGCCTTTACTGGAAGTACGTTTGCTACGGGTTTCGGATTTACACCATTCAATATCAACACGCTTTGGTCGTCTCTATGGTATATTGTAACCAGTATTTTGGGAATGCGAGCAGGGCACAACCCAAGTCGTCGATGTTTGGTAAAAACCTTCAATGGCTTTGCAGTGACGGCTAGTATCTTTGCTTTCTGTGGGTTTGGTGCATCGGGCGCGGGAATTGC ATTTCATTTTGTCTGTGGTTTTTTCTTCTGGGTCGGCTTTGGTTGTAGTTATTTAGTATTTGCGTATGGTTTTCTACTGGTAATTAATTTCATCGGGATGTCAATACTAATCATACTCGCAGTAAATGGTTTCAAGATTTACAACTGTTGTGGAAAGCCATCAG gagACCCGGTGTACTACGAAGCTAATGAAACCGTACCACACCAAGTGACGGAAGAAAGTTATGTTTATCAACCACAAGAAGAAAAAGTGTTTGTAACAAGTAAATCAAGCGAAAACGATCCAAGTACTTCTTTTTCAGAGGAGCTAGTTGATAACCAAGGTTATGAAACTGTCTCACATCAATCAACAGAAGAACATGTCTATCAACCACAAGAAGGGCAAATGCTTGTAACAAGCCAATCTGGCGAACAATTTATTTTGCTACCAGTGTCACGACAAGGTCAACCACCAATTACTCCAATCAAAACAAATGTATCATACCAGAGTCTATCATTAAATGCTTCAACCAAAGCACCTAAATCACAGAAAGCTCGCTCACCAAATGTTCCAATCAAAGCACCTGTATCACAGCAAGATCGATCAATAAAGGCTTTAACCGAAGCAATTAAATTACATCACGGTCGACCATCAAAGGCCCCAATCAGAGCATCTATTTCACATCTGGACCGACCATCAAATGCTCCGATCAAAACACGTACATCACATCATGGTCGCACATTAAACGCTCCGATAAAAAACCATGGTCAAACATCAAACGCTCCAATGAAAACACATACATCACACTATGACCGAACATCATACGCTCCAATCAAAGACCATGGTCGAACATCAAACGCTTCAATCAAAACACATACATCACACCAAGTACGATCATCAAATGGTCCCTTCATTAAACCTGTGTCACACCAAGGTCGATCGTCAAATGCTCCAATCAAAACACATAAATCACACAAAGTTCGAACATCAAACGCTTCAAGAAGGGCACCTGTGTCGCACCAAGATCGATCATATGTTTCAGGAAGAGTCACATCGACACAGAATCCTTATAAGGATCTGATTTATAATTATCGACCACATGCATACGAATACTAA